Proteins from a genomic interval of Blastopirellula retiformator:
- a CDS encoding FkbM family methyltransferase, whose translation MTTQVIYDLGANNGGDIPYYLLKGDLVVAVEANPALCDLIQAKFKVEIEQGRLVVENCVVKAEGESGEVDFYIHNVHHVLSQLPRPDADVIDGYEQVSLPSKTIADIIGQYGPPHYIKIDIEHYDAQILRALFAADIRPPYISSESHSIEIFALLVAQGGYDAFKLVDGRTVAEVYANHTITSHQGEKIAISFPGHAAGPFGEDVEGPWMSGSDFVQVLAIEGLGWKDIHATHRHQAATKPASLLKHLVGYVDRKSKAKSREMIKRFGKALPWGRRSAA comes from the coding sequence ATGACGACCCAGGTAATTTACGATCTTGGCGCCAACAATGGCGGTGACATTCCGTACTACCTGTTGAAGGGCGATCTGGTCGTCGCAGTGGAAGCGAACCCGGCGCTTTGCGACTTGATCCAGGCGAAATTTAAGGTCGAGATCGAGCAAGGCCGCCTGGTCGTCGAAAACTGCGTCGTCAAAGCGGAAGGGGAATCAGGCGAGGTCGACTTCTATATCCACAACGTCCATCACGTCCTGAGCCAGTTGCCTCGGCCCGACGCCGACGTCATCGACGGTTACGAACAAGTTTCGCTCCCCTCGAAAACGATCGCCGACATCATCGGTCAGTATGGCCCGCCCCATTACATCAAGATCGACATCGAGCATTACGACGCCCAGATCTTGCGGGCTCTGTTCGCCGCCGACATTCGCCCTCCCTACATATCGTCCGAGTCGCATTCGATCGAGATCTTTGCGCTGCTGGTCGCCCAAGGAGGCTACGACGCCTTCAAACTAGTCGACGGCCGCACCGTGGCCGAAGTCTACGCCAACCACACGATCACTTCCCACCAAGGCGAAAAGATCGCCATCTCGTTCCCCGGCCACGCCGCCGGACCGTTTGGAGAAGATGTTGAAGGCCCCTGGATGTCAGGCAGCGACTTCGTCCAGGTCCTGGCGATCGAAGGGCTCGGCTGGAAAGATATCCACGCCACCCATCGCCATCAAGCGGCGACCAAACCGGCGTCGCTGCTGAAACACCTGGTTGGCTACGTCGACCGCAAATCGAAAGCGAAATCGCGGGAGATGATCAAGCGGTTCGGAAAGGCGCTGCCGTGGGGCAGACGCTCGGCGGCGTAA
- the acpS gene encoding holo-ACP synthase, which produces MNVIGIGTDIIECLRIAQMIERHGELFVNRVFTPREIDYCSSRKAATQHYAGRWAAKEAVLKAIGTGWIKGITWRDVEVENLFGGKPRINLSGGALESSQRRGILDIMISISHCRSHAIAYATAVGGDDFTNLGGRE; this is translated from the coding sequence ATGAACGTCATTGGAATCGGAACCGACATCATTGAGTGTCTCCGCATCGCCCAAATGATCGAACGCCATGGCGAGCTGTTCGTCAACCGCGTCTTTACGCCGCGAGAGATCGACTACTGCAGCTCGCGAAAAGCGGCCACCCAGCACTACGCCGGCCGCTGGGCCGCCAAAGAAGCGGTGCTAAAAGCGATCGGCACCGGCTGGATAAAAGGAATCACCTGGCGCGACGTCGAGGTAGAAAACCTGTTCGGCGGGAAACCCCGCATCAACCTCAGCGGCGGCGCCCTCGAGTCAAGCCAACGCCGCGGCATCCTCGACATCATGATCAGCATCTCCCACTGCCGATCGCACGCCATCGCCTACGCCACCGCCGTCGGCGGCGACGATTTTACGAATCTAGGCGGCCGCGAATAA
- the trpS gene encoding tryptophan--tRNA ligase: MRVLSGIQPTGRFHWGNYFGAIRQYIDLQNEDASYYFIANLHALTTVRDKERLQQNTLDAALDLLALGLDPNKANLFVQSDVPEVSELCWILMTGASMGLLERCHAYKDKIARGLSAGAGLFTYPVLMAADILAYDANIVPVGADQVQHIEVTRDLAQSFNHHFGDVFVLPQAKQLDTSAKVVGTDGEKMSKSYDNTIEIFEPAKAMRKKIMRIVTDSRPMEDPKDPESDHLYLLYRLFAQPDALQEMADLYRKGGFGYGHVKKALADAADEYFGEFRAKREELAAQPDKVREILGDGAAAARKQAGAVLLRAQEACGLKPAK; the protein is encoded by the coding sequence ATGCGCGTTTTGTCTGGCATTCAGCCCACCGGAAGATTCCACTGGGGGAACTACTTCGGCGCCATTCGGCAGTACATCGATCTGCAGAACGAAGATGCGTCGTACTACTTCATCGCCAACCTGCACGCGCTGACCACCGTTCGCGACAAAGAGCGGCTGCAGCAGAACACGCTCGACGCGGCGCTCGATCTGCTGGCGCTCGGCCTTGATCCGAACAAAGCGAATCTGTTCGTGCAGTCGGATGTGCCGGAAGTGTCGGAGCTTTGCTGGATCTTGATGACTGGCGCGTCGATGGGCTTGCTCGAACGTTGCCATGCCTACAAAGACAAGATTGCCCGCGGGCTATCGGCCGGCGCCGGTCTGTTCACCTACCCGGTGTTGATGGCGGCTGACATCTTGGCGTACGACGCCAACATCGTGCCGGTTGGCGCCGACCAGGTGCAGCATATCGAAGTGACCCGCGATCTGGCCCAAAGCTTCAACCATCATTTTGGCGATGTCTTTGTCCTGCCGCAGGCGAAGCAGCTTGACACGTCGGCCAAGGTGGTCGGTACTGATGGCGAGAAGATGTCGAAGAGCTACGACAACACGATCGAGATCTTTGAGCCTGCCAAGGCGATGCGGAAGAAGATCATGCGGATCGTGACCGACTCGCGGCCGATGGAAGATCCGAAAGATCCGGAATCGGATCATCTATACCTGCTGTATCGCTTGTTCGCTCAGCCAGACGCGCTGCAGGAAATGGCCGACCTCTATCGCAAAGGGGGCTTTGGCTATGGTCACGTCAAAAAGGCGTTGGCCGATGCGGCGGACGAGTACTTTGGCGAGTTCCGCGCCAAGCGCGAAGAGCTGGCCGCGCAGCCGGACAAGGTGCGCGAGATCTTGGGCGATGGCGCCGCCGCCGCTCGCAAACAGGCAGGCGCCGTGTTGCTTCGCGCTCAAGAAGCGTGCGGCTTGAAGCCAGCGAAGTAG
- a CDS encoding dihydroorotate dehydrogenase has protein sequence MSLPMPASLSVEIGSLRLANPILVASGTFGYAREMAGMVDVGRLGGIVPKTITQAPRAGNAPWRTIETTAGLLNSIGLDNDGIDAFIDHHLPYLGSLGSPAVVSIAGRTAEEFAQMAERLSQYDEVAAIEMNISCPNVSGGVDFGICPESCRDLIAGVRPHCSKPMLAKLTPNVARIADVAAAAEEGGADGISAINTLLGMAVDWRRKKPLLGNIMGGLSGPAIKPVALRCVYQIAQRVKIPVIGIGGIGTIDDMMEFLVAGASAVQIGTANFNDPTVSTRILDQLPGALAEIGAASVAEIIGTIQTAPPAPANVTGAPVA, from the coding sequence ATGTCTCTGCCCATGCCCGCCAGCTTGTCGGTCGAAATTGGTTCTCTGCGACTGGCAAATCCTATCCTGGTCGCCTCCGGCACCTTCGGCTACGCGCGCGAAATGGCTGGCATGGTCGATGTCGGTCGACTCGGCGGCATTGTCCCGAAGACGATCACTCAGGCCCCGCGGGCTGGCAACGCTCCTTGGCGAACGATCGAAACGACCGCCGGGCTGTTGAACTCGATCGGGCTCGACAACGACGGCATCGACGCGTTCATCGACCATCATTTGCCGTATCTCGGCTCGCTGGGGTCTCCTGCCGTCGTCAGCATCGCCGGCCGTACCGCCGAAGAATTCGCTCAAATGGCCGAGCGGCTGTCGCAGTACGACGAAGTCGCCGCGATCGAAATGAACATCTCCTGTCCCAATGTCAGCGGCGGGGTCGACTTTGGCATCTGTCCCGAAAGCTGCCGCGATCTGATCGCCGGCGTTCGCCCTCACTGCAGCAAGCCGATGCTCGCGAAGCTGACGCCGAACGTTGCCCGCATCGCGGATGTTGCCGCGGCGGCAGAAGAAGGTGGCGCCGATGGCATTTCGGCGATCAACACGCTGCTAGGGATGGCGGTCGATTGGCGGCGCAAGAAGCCGCTGCTGGGAAACATCATGGGCGGTCTAAGCGGCCCGGCCATCAAACCGGTCGCCCTTCGCTGCGTCTATCAGATCGCCCAACGCGTCAAGATTCCGGTGATCGGCATCGGCGGCATCGGCACGATTGACGATATGATGGAGTTCCTGGTCGCTGGCGCGTCGGCCGTGCAGATCGGCACGGCGAACTTCAACGATCCGACCGTGTCTACCAGAATCCTCGATCAGTTGCCGGGCGCACTTGCCGAGATCGGCGCTGCGTCGGTTGCTGAGATCATCGGCACGATTCAAACCGCGCCTCCGGCGCCAGCCAACGTCACCGGCGCTCCGGTGGCGTAA
- a CDS encoding HU family DNA-binding protein, producing the protein MTKKEIVKTISEEIGLTQLKTKEIVQKTFNAIVDTLVEDGRIELRNFGVFEVKKRAARKARNPRTGEKVYVPSKFVVTFKPGKEMEERVRQMEEAERRREEAEAMASGNMDMMGGSPNPSGQQPPEPPTNTFAPPPGDFDH; encoded by the coding sequence GTGACCAAGAAAGAGATCGTGAAGACCATTTCCGAGGAAATTGGTCTCACCCAGCTGAAAACCAAGGAAATCGTCCAAAAGACGTTCAACGCCATTGTTGATACCTTGGTGGAAGATGGTCGAATCGAGTTGCGAAACTTTGGCGTGTTTGAAGTCAAAAAGCGTGCGGCCCGCAAAGCGCGTAATCCGCGGACCGGTGAGAAGGTTTATGTTCCGTCGAAATTCGTCGTAACCTTCAAGCCTGGTAAGGAGATGGAAGAACGCGTCCGCCAAATGGAAGAGGCGGAACGACGCCGCGAAGAGGCCGAAGCGATGGCCTCCGGGAACATGGACATGATGGGCGGTTCTCCGAACCCCTCTGGCCAGCAACCTCCCGAACCCCCAACCAATACATTCGCCCCCCCGCCAGGCGATTTCGATCATTGA
- a CDS encoding YkgJ family cysteine cluster protein, producing the protein MSDSPWYRDGLRFECSQCGDCCTGAPGYVWVNDEEIAQLAACVELSVDQFETAYVRKVGLRKSLREYGGGECVFFDTQSRGCTVYTARPRQCKTWPFWDSNIRTEEDWKATCEMCPGSGKGPLYQLEEIDERRSQIRI; encoded by the coding sequence ATGTCAGACTCACCTTGGTATCGCGATGGGTTGCGTTTCGAGTGCTCGCAGTGCGGCGACTGCTGCACCGGCGCCCCTGGCTATGTGTGGGTAAATGACGAAGAAATCGCGCAACTTGCGGCGTGCGTCGAGCTTTCGGTCGATCAATTTGAAACGGCGTACGTACGGAAGGTGGGCCTGCGAAAAAGCCTGCGAGAGTATGGCGGCGGCGAGTGCGTCTTCTTCGATACGCAGTCGCGGGGCTGTACCGTTTACACCGCACGTCCGCGGCAATGCAAAACCTGGCCGTTTTGGGATTCCAACATTCGGACCGAAGAAGATTGGAAAGCGACCTGCGAAATGTGCCCTGGGAGCGGCAAGGGCCCCCTCTATCAGCTGGAAGAAATTGACGAGCGTCGCAGTCAGATTCGGATCTAA